CTATGTTACCGCAAGAACGAGAACTTTTAAACTAAATTGGTAATTTATCTAGTTTACATAATAATATTCTAGTGAACAGAAATTATATTTTTGTTTACTAAATAAGAGTTGTCCGCTTGTAAAAAAACAAGTGCTATTTGATTGTAGTCTCATGTAATTTCCCATTTGCTTACTAGTGTATTTTAAAATGAAGGGGAAGGGTCTTCGTTTTAAAGATGCCATTATAACGAATGCAACGATTGAGAAAATCGTCCAATAGCATCTCTTATTTTTTCCTTTCGCAGTCGTGCAAATGTGAATCTAACGTAGCCGTCCCCCATTCCATATATGCTTCCTGGCATATATAAAAGCTTGTTTTTTATCGTTTGTTCTACAAGCTGTTTATCGCTTACTTTTTTGTTTAACTTTCCTAAAATATGAAGACCTCCCATTGGGATGGAAAAGGTTATTTCATCTCCCAATACATCTTTCAAAGCCTGTATCATCTCATCCCGTCGCTCTTTTAATTCTCGAATAAGATGGTGTTGATGAATAAGGAAAGAAGAGGATTGTAAAAGTTCATTTGCGATAGTTTGCGGAAACACACTTAGCCCGAAATCCATTTGTTGTTTTGCTTCTCCAAGCCGCTGAATAACAGCTTCAGGTCCTGTTATCCAACCGATTCGTAAGCTTGAAGCGGCTACTTTAGAGAGGGAACCAATATACAAAACATTTCCGTTTGTATCATATGATTTAATTGGTTTATGATGATGTTCTTCGAATGAAAGAGAACTAAATGGATCATCTTCCACAACTGGAATGCCAAGAGACTCAGCTATTTCTAAAATATGCTTCCTCCGTTTTTTATTTAAGACCGTTCCAGTTGGGTTTTGATAGGTTGGATTGAGAAAAATCATACGGATGTTTTTCTCCTTGTAGAGCTTTTGGGCATCTCTTGGAATAATGCCATTCTCGTCAACAGGAAGTCCAAAAATTCTTAAACCTGCTGATTGGAATAAAGGAAGCGAGTAAAGATAGGAAGGAGCTTCAATTGCTATGGCATCGCCAGGGCTTAGCAAACATTGGGTAATAAGATAGAGAGCCTGCTGGGCGCCTGATGTAATTAAAATCGACGAAGGTGAAGCTTTAATCCGATACGCTTCTTTCAGGTGAGAAGAGAGCGTTTTTCTTAGCGGCAAGAATCCTTGTTGATGAACATAGCTTAAGTCTTCTGGGAAAGGGCAAGTTTTTAGACAATGTTGTAAAAGTTCTGTTGGAAACAAATCTTTTGAAAGTTCGCCACTTGCTAAATCAAAGTCAATATCTCCTTCACTCGCCATCTCGCGGATCCTTTGCACAAGAGGATAGGAAGTCCGAAAAGACCCACCTTCAACATAGCGACGCCAGTTTGTTTCGTTTTTCGAAAATACGCCCCAGTTTGTTGAACTAACAATCGTCCCGCTTCCACGTTTTCGTTCCAAAAATCCTCGGGCAGAAAGCTCATCATAGGCATGTACAACAGTCATTCGGTTCACTTCAAGTTTTTCGGCTAATTTTCGTTCCGGGAGAAGACGTGTCCCAGGTGGATATTCACCATAGGATATTTTTCGTTCAAGCTCATCTACAATTTGTTGATATAAAGGGGTTCTGCTTGTTTTATCTAGTTTCCATTCCATATAAAGGCTCCTTATTTTTTCTTGATTATAGTTTTAGAAATTGGATTAGTCAACAATAATCCAATTGGATGCATACAAAATGATCGCTCTCTTTTAAAATAACCGTAAAAGAAAGGAAGCGATAAATATGGAAAAAGTGAGAGTAGCAGTTGTACAAGCGGCTTCTGTTATTATGGATAGAAAAGAAAGTATTAAAAAAGCCGTATCTTTAACAAAAGAAGCAGGAGAAAAATCGGCAAAAATCGTTGTGTTTCCAGAAGCATTTATCCCTGCTTATCCAAGGGGCTTAACGTTCGGAGCAACGGTTGGCAGTCGTTCTGAAGAGGGAAGAAAAGATTTTTTACGCTACTTGGAAAACGCGATTGTTGTTCCAAGTGAAGAAACGCATATTCTTGGTGAAGCAGCTAAAAAAGCGGGAGTTTACTTAATTATTGGCGTTATTGAACGAGAAGGAGATGGAAGCAGAAGCACGCTTTATTGCTCCGTTTTATTTTTTGGACCTGATGGTAAGCTTCTTGGCAAGCATCGTAAGCTAAAGCCAACAGGTTCGGAGCGTCTAATATGGGGAGAAGGAGATGGAAGCACGCTCCCTGTTTTCCATACTCCTTATGGAAGAATAGGAACGCTTATCTGCTGGGAAAATTACATGCCGCTTGCTCGTGCTGCAATGTATGCAAAAGGGGTAGATCTTTATATTGCTCCAACGGCAGATGCAAGAGAGGTATGGCAATCTACAATTCGTCATATTGCAGTTGAAGGGCGATGCTTTGTACTTTCATGTAATCAATATGTAAATAAAGAGATGTATCCAAAAGATTTAGCATGCTTTTCTGATTTGGAATCTTCCCCCAATGAAATGTGCCGAGGGGGAAGTGCGATTGTAGGACCTCTTGGAGACTATATAAAAGAGCCTGTATGGGGAAGAGAAGAAATAATGATAGCCGATCTGAATTTAAAGGAAATTGCGGCAAGTCGCTTTGATTTTGATGTTGTTGGCCACTATGCAAGACCAGATGTGTTTCATCTTACAGTAAATGAAACAAAGAGAGAGCAAGTAACGTGGGAAAATAAAAAAGAAGAGAATAGATAGAAAAGCAGCGTAAAGCTGCTTTTTTTCGGTGAAGGAGTTATAACTTTTTGTAGTGCCGAATGGTTTTATACATATCTAGGTTTTTAAGTTTTCGAAACCCTTTGGTACCTGGACGGGAATTTACTTCAATAATGAAAATGCGCCCTTTTTGATCAATACCAACGTCAAGTCCCCAAATCCGTTGATGAAGAGAAATATCTCCGAGTTTTACTGCTGTTTTAAGGGCAATAGAGTCTAAATCTTGAAGAAGTTTAGTGATATTGAGATGACCAAGCCCTGACTTTTCAATAGCTTCTTCGATCGCCAATACATCGGCATCTGTTGCAAGGTTTGTTGTGAAATAACCAAGACTTGCAACTTTCGCATACTTACCAGTCACAACCCACTCCGAGTGCTCGTTTCGTTGGACAATGATACGCAAATCAAGTGGGCGTCCCTCAATCGTTGCAAGATCAATGTATTGTTGAACAAGATAAGTTTGATTATCTATCATAGACTGTAAAAATGTAAAAGCTTCTTTTTTTGTGAGGAATTGCTTATTTTCGTTTCGGTATTGAATAAGATAAGAAAGTGGTTGAACAGAAACTTTAATAACCCCTGACCCTAATCTTCCAAAAACAGGCTTTAAAATAATTGTTTTATGCTCATCAAGCATATTCCATAAAACTTCTTCACTGTTCATGACGTGTGTTTGAGGTAAAACATGTTGAAGAGACTCATCACTTTTTAAGACAGTATAAACATTTTGTTTTTGCTCTTTGATATAAAGGGGCTTTGAATTTGCTTTTGTGACCCAAAGCTTCTTTTGCTCATCAATTCCGATGCTTATTTCCCACATGGAATATGTCCGAGCTTTCCTTTCAAGTTTTTTTACTACTTTTAAAATGTTCTCATCAAGAGAGGTAAGGGTTTCAAGCGGAAGATTTAAGAGGGAAAATGTTTCTTTTACGGTTAAAATATCTGTTTCTTGCCCTGATATACTTTTTACTTTTACATATTTTTCTGTTATATCCCAATTGCCTTCTGGTTGTTTTTTAACTTTTACTTTTAAAGAAAAAGGACGTTTTTTTAATTGAAGGAAGGGGATATGCTGTTGAATGATATAAGAGGTCTTGATTTTAGAAGTTAAGAAAGTGAATAGGCTTTCTTTATCGACGAAAAGGAAAGACCCTTCAGGAGTAAGAACTTTGTAAGAACCTTTCTCATCTTTTAGAACTTGAAAAGTAGGTGAACTATGATTAGAAGTGGGTTTCATTAAAATATTTTCATAGTTACTTAAAAATCGAAAAAACGCTTCCTTTTTGTTAAATTTAATACTTTCTGGAAATGAGATTCCTAAGGAAAGAGCAAAATGATTACGTTTTCCGTTAAAATGAACAACTTTCTTTTTTCTATTAGTTTTGAATGATTTACTAGACATCGTACTCCTCTTTTCTCCATAAGCTAGTATTACTATATGAAAAAAAACGATATTCGTATGGGTTATGATGGAGAAATTGAAGTTTCTTAACGAAAACAGAAAGGTTTTTTATAAGGAGAAAGCCTTCTTTTCGGGGGACAAACGTCTCCTTACTCTTCGTTATGTAAAAATAAGGAAGTTTATGATAGAGGGTTTTTTAAATGTTTACGAGATAGCCTGACTTCATTGAACACCTCCTTTTGTAATGTCATATATTACAAAAGAAAAGAGGAGGTTGAATATGAAGCAGAAAATCAAAAGAAAAGAACATCCTTATGTGAAAAAACAACCCTTTAAAGTAGGGGAAGATGTTAAGACATTCAGACGTGAGCCAGAAGAAGTAGAAGATTGTTCAAAAGACATAGTAGGAATTATTCAGAATGTAGGGATAGATTTTGTTGAATTAATAAGACGTGATCATACCATAATTAGTATTCCAATGAATCGAATTGAAAACGTGGAGTGGTTAGAAAAAAAGGTATTTTCCCGTTTCGATGACTGTGATAAAGTAGACACTTGCCCACATTGTAATCAAAAAGAGTGTAAGTGCATTGAGAAAAAAGTGCTTAATCCCCGTCCATGTAATTGTAGACATAAATCCCACTGTAATTGTCAGAAAAATTTTATAAGATTTCAAGACTGTGTGATTCCTTTCTGCGACAAAAGGGTTGAATTACGACTAGGTGGCTTAACAGATAATCTGAAGTTTGAATTATACCGTCATAAAGGAAGCAAAGTGAAACTACACGTTCTGTAACTTAAAAAGGAATCCATTGTTGGATTCCTTTTTAAGTTGTTATTCTATTGAAGGAGTTAACACTTTAATGAAGCTATTTCTGGTTGTTTCATCTTAATGTAGCATATTTTTTCAAAGTCTATCCCTTGTTTTTTTCTTGAGGTTTCAATTAATAAAGATCGTTCTGTCACTTTTACTAAAGTCCCTCGGATTTCTTTATTATCAAATATTTTCACACGAAGATTGCAGTCTATAAAACTTTTTAACAAAAAAGAAAGTTGCAAAGGAAAGAACAGTTTTAAAAGAAAAGGACTTTTAGGAACAATTTGACCGAAATTAAACGTAATTTCTCTTCTGAGACACGGATCAATATTTAACAATGGTTGATCTTCATTAAATACTTCTTCTTGTTCTTTTTGTATCATCCATCTAATTTTTGTAAAAGGAATCCATACTGTTTCATCATCCATTGTGTATAAAATAATGAAGTCTATTCCGTTATAGATGAATTTTCCATGAACTTTTTCATCGTGGTTTTCACATGTTAACATTCCTTCAGGCTCTATGTCTTCTTCCCTACAACTTATCGTAACTTCAACCATCTGTCCTTTTAACTTATTTAAGTTCTGTAAAAGAACATCTTCTTCCCCTACTTCTTCAGCTTCCTGCTGAAGTCCAAGCGTTAGCAGTAATTCATTTGCCTCTTCTATACATGCATCGATTTCTGCTAATTGCTCAGGTGGAAAAGAACTTGTTGCTGAAGGGAATTGGGGCTGTATAATCCGTTCCGGACATGTATCGGGAAGACAAAAATCATCTTCTGTTCCTCCAGGTTCACAATCAAAGCATTCTTCTTCTCTCTCTATTTTAGGCACTACATCATGTTTTCTTCTAAGATTTATAGGTTTGGAATACCGAATAATAAACACCCTCTCCTTAGTTCATACACCTAATATATGGTGAATAGGTGAATCTGGTTGGGCGAATATCCCATAGCGACCCGGATTATCATAAAAATGTCTATAAGGAAGAGAAGGAACTTCCATGGAGTTTTCCTTTTGTTTTAGGTGAATACTGTTATAATCTTCAATCCGAAATGGAAAACATTGAAGAATAAGGCAAGCCTCATATTCATAATTGTTTATAGAGTTTACTTCAGCACTTTCACTTTTCCTCAGTAGGGAATAAAGGAGAGACAGAGGGAACTCAACATAAAGAGGGAAAGAATGATGCACATTGTTGGGGTGATATACTTGCTGATTCAAAACCTTGGTTTTTTGCTTTGTGTCAATCTTCTTTTAACAGGTTCTGCTTATCTTTTCCTTTTTAAAGTTCGAAAACTTATTGGGTTTCAGTTAGGAATGAATATTTCAAATTTAGCTGGAGGCTTCTTTGCTATTGTGACAGGCATCATTTTGATTTATCAATTTCCCTTACATTTTGTTCCGATAACAATAATCACAACTGTTATCGG
This sequence is a window from Priestia filamentosa. Protein-coding genes within it:
- a CDS encoding YheC/YheD family protein — encoded protein: MSSKSFKTNRKKKVVHFNGKRNHFALSLGISFPESIKFNKKEAFFRFLSNYENILMKPTSNHSSPTFQVLKDEKGSYKVLTPEGSFLFVDKESLFTFLTSKIKTSYIIQQHIPFLQLKKRPFSLKVKVKKQPEGNWDITEKYVKVKSISGQETDILTVKETFSLLNLPLETLTSLDENILKVVKKLERKARTYSMWEISIGIDEQKKLWVTKANSKPLYIKEQKQNVYTVLKSDESLQHVLPQTHVMNSEEVLWNMLDEHKTIILKPVFGRLGSGVIKVSVQPLSYLIQYRNENKQFLTKKEAFTFLQSMIDNQTYLVQQYIDLATIEGRPLDLRIIVQRNEHSEWVVTGKYAKVASLGYFTTNLATDADVLAIEEAIEKSGLGHLNITKLLQDLDSIALKTAVKLGDISLHQRIWGLDVGIDQKGRIFIIEVNSRPGTKGFRKLKNLDMYKTIRHYKKL
- a CDS encoding PLP-dependent aminotransferase family protein translates to MEWKLDKTSRTPLYQQIVDELERKISYGEYPPGTRLLPERKLAEKLEVNRMTVVHAYDELSARGFLERKRGSGTIVSSTNWGVFSKNETNWRRYVEGGSFRTSYPLVQRIREMASEGDIDFDLASGELSKDLFPTELLQHCLKTCPFPEDLSYVHQQGFLPLRKTLSSHLKEAYRIKASPSSILITSGAQQALYLITQCLLSPGDAIAIEAPSYLYSLPLFQSAGLRIFGLPVDENGIIPRDAQKLYKEKNIRMIFLNPTYQNPTGTVLNKKRRKHILEIAESLGIPVVEDDPFSSLSFEEHHHKPIKSYDTNGNVLYIGSLSKVAASSLRIGWITGPEAVIQRLGEAKQQMDFGLSVFPQTIANELLQSSSFLIHQHHLIRELKERRDEMIQALKDVLGDEITFSIPMGGLHILGKLNKKVSDKQLVEQTIKNKLLYMPGSIYGMGDGYVRFTFARLRKEKIRDAIGRFSQSLHSL
- a CDS encoding carbon-nitrogen hydrolase family protein; this encodes MEKVRVAVVQAASVIMDRKESIKKAVSLTKEAGEKSAKIVVFPEAFIPAYPRGLTFGATVGSRSEEGRKDFLRYLENAIVVPSEETHILGEAAKKAGVYLIIGVIEREGDGSRSTLYCSVLFFGPDGKLLGKHRKLKPTGSERLIWGEGDGSTLPVFHTPYGRIGTLICWENYMPLARAAMYAKGVDLYIAPTADAREVWQSTIRHIAVEGRCFVLSCNQYVNKEMYPKDLACFSDLESSPNEMCRGGSAIVGPLGDYIKEPVWGREEIMIADLNLKEIAASRFDFDVVGHYARPDVFHLTVNETKREQVTWENKKEENR